In Anticarsia gemmatalis isolate Benzon Research Colony breed Stoneville strain chromosome 4, ilAntGemm2 primary, whole genome shotgun sequence, one DNA window encodes the following:
- the LOC142987831 gene encoding uncharacterized protein LOC142987831 has product MLQYIHQQQDHSYRDFNHFCQDTQSEKVIDSVAEATKDQADSKLWHSMCQGRVTGSRLYEAVHCQTGNDVLVQSILGGYKVISAKFVLEIKCPISGKTIKNYVKNGKLQG; this is encoded by the exons atgctccAGTATATACACCAGCAGCAAGACCATAGCTATAGGGATTTTAATCACTTCTGTCAAGATACTCAAAGTGAAAAGGTGATTGACAGTGTGGCTGAAGCAACAAAAGATCAAGCAGATTCAAAGCTGTGGCATTCCATGTGTCAGGGAAGAGTCACTGGTTCTAGGCTCTATGAAGCAGTACATTGTCAAACAGGAAATGATGTTTTGGTGCAAAGTATCTTAGGTGGCTATAAGGT GATTTCTGCGAAATTTGTTCTGGAGATAAAATGCCCAATAAGTGGAAAAACAATcaagaattatgttaaaaatggcaAACTCCAAGGATAA